From Streptomyces sp. TLI_053, a single genomic window includes:
- a CDS encoding rhodanese-like domain-containing protein → MTTIDDLVARAREGVHRPGPDEALRAQRAGALLVDIRPAAQRAAEGEIPDTLIIERNVLEWRLDPTGSHRIPEATGYDLEVVVVCSEGYASSLAAASLRELGLHRATDLDGGFVAWAAAGLPTRQEG, encoded by the coding sequence GTGACCACGATCGACGACCTGGTGGCCCGCGCGAGGGAAGGGGTGCACCGCCCCGGCCCGGACGAGGCGCTGCGGGCGCAGCGCGCCGGCGCGCTGCTGGTGGACATCCGCCCGGCGGCCCAGCGCGCGGCCGAGGGGGAGATCCCCGACACGCTGATCATCGAACGCAATGTGCTGGAGTGGCGGCTCGACCCGACGGGCAGTCACCGGATCCCGGAGGCCACCGGCTACGACCTGGAGGTGGTCGTGGTGTGCTCGGAGGGGTACGCGTCGAGTCTGGCCGCCGCCTCGTTGCGCGAGCTGGGTCTGCACCGGGCGACCGACCTGGACGGCGGCTTCGTCGCCTGGGCGGCGGCCGGACTGCCGACCCGTCAGGAAGGCTGA